In Anaeromusa acidaminophila DSM 3853, the following proteins share a genomic window:
- a CDS encoding phage tail protein produces the protein MGRYLIESSQGSVSTVPTGTIIWFASSAPPEGFLECNGQPTAAYPALAILVGPNVPDLRGEFIRGWDHGKGIDSGRSFKSWQTDMFQSHTHTFTTYGDVSNPAPNKVGAAKGDVNAYMTTNATGGTETRPRNIALLPCIKY, from the coding sequence TTGGGAAGATATCTCATAGAATCTTCCCAAGGAAGTGTTTCCACAGTCCCTACTGGTACAATAATCTGGTTTGCTTCTTCTGCGCCTCCTGAAGGCTTTCTGGAATGTAATGGACAGCCTACTGCTGCGTATCCGGCACTTGCAATTTTAGTCGGGCCTAATGTTCCAGATTTAAGGGGCGAATTTATTCGCGGTTGGGATCACGGTAAAGGAATAGATTCAGGACGATCTTTTAAAAGTTGGCAAACTGATATGTTTCAAAGTCATACACATACTTTTACTACGTATGGAGATGTTTCGAATCCGGCACCCAATAAAGTTGGTGCCGCTAAAGGTGATGTCAATGCCTATATGACAACTAATGCTACAGGGGGAACTGAAACCAGACCTCGGAATATCGCTTTGCTCCCTTGCATAAAATACTGA
- a CDS encoding phage baseplate protein yields the protein MIGSGNYTDSFGTLSYIVGTYIGERLHQLTIAEMPNHTHTITYAETYDSSLLNGNYISNGDGIAAYNMTMITNSSGGNQPHNNMPPSIVLHWIMKL from the coding sequence GTGATTGGCTCCGGTAATTACACGGACAGCTTTGGCACTCTAAGTTATATTGTTGGCACATATATTGGAGAAAGACTTCATCAATTAACTATCGCTGAAATGCCCAACCATACCCATACTATTACCTATGCCGAAACTTATGACAGTTCTTTGTTGAATGGCAATTATATATCTAACGGTGATGGCATCGCTGCATATAACATGACCATGATAACTAACTCCTCGGGCGGAAACCAGCCTCACAATAACATGCCTCCTAGCATAGTTTTGCATTGGATAATGAAACTATAA